The genomic interval CAGAAGAAGAATTTGTAAAATTTTTATCTACAGTTAAAAAATTAGAAACTATAACAGAAATAATTTTAAATACATCAGAATTTATATTTTATAAAGAATCTGCAAAAACAAGATGTGTTTATTTATTAAATTTATTAGAAAGATATACAATAAAAAATGAAAAATCTTTTGATAATGTTATTATTTTAAAAAATCAAATAAAAAAACTTTTAGAAGAAGATAATTTAAATTTATTAGATTTAAATAAGTTAGAAATGAAAGGATTTGTTTCTATTAACCTTTTATTGAATTCATGTAAGAATCGGAAAATGAGAGAAGGACTACTTAAAAAATATATTTCAAAAACTTTAAAAAAGGATGATTTGATTTTAGAGTATATAAATAATCTAAAGAAAAATATAAAAAGTTTTGAAGAAGAATATTATTACTTATCAATAATATACGAAATGGAAAATGGAAGATTTATAATAAAAGAAAATAAAAAAGAGATATTAGAAATAAAAGATAAAATTAAAAAGGCTATAACTCAAGAGAGTTATAATATTGATTTAAATAATTTAAAAGGAATATTGAAAATATTAGAAGAAGAATATTAAACTTGATATAAATTATTAAAATAATTAAAAAGGTGTCATTACAGACACCTTTTTTTGTTACCTAATATAAATATTTTTTAGGAGGTAACAAAATTATGAAAAATTTAGTTAATGAGGAAGTTAAATCAGAGATAGAGGAGAGAGAGTTAGTTCTTGAATTAATGCATGATATGGTAGAGAAAATATTATCGCCTAGAGAATTTGAGGTGTACGTATTGAGTAAAAGAATGAAGCCAAGACATATAGCTGAGAAGTTGGGTTTAAAATCACAGACAGTTAGAAATCAAATAAATAATATAAAGAATAAAATAAAAAATCATGAAGAATGGTTAAAAGAGAAAATGGATATAAGAGGGCTATCAATATAGCTCTTTTTTTTATAAATAAAAAAGCCACCTATTTAATAAATAAGATGACTTTTAACACAAAATATAAAAGGTTGAGATAGTTAGCTCTAGGTTACCAGCCTTTCACTGCTTCGTATCCCTTTTATACATTAAAAATATAATATTTTAATCAAAAAGTAAAGAAATTTAAAAAACGTACTATGTTTTTATAGTACAAAATGCCATAGAGTGAGAGAGTAAATATTCGGAGGAATTTTATGGCAAGAAGTAGAGAGCCTACCAAAGAGAATGCAAAAAAACTTTATGAGGAAGGTTTTGGGAGTCTATCTCAAATAGCAAAAGAATTAAATTTATCTCTGAACACTTTAAAAAGTTGGAGAACAAGAGACAAAAAAGAAGGTAAAGAATGGGTGCAAAAAGGTGCACCCAATTCTGCACCCGACACTGAGGTGCAACCACCAAGAAAGGCAAAATTAAAAGAAGCCAAATCCATAGTTGTTAATGGTGGAACTTTAAAAGAAGCAAGTGAAAAGACAGGCATTAAAGAAAGTACTTTGATGAATCATAGTGTTCGTGAGAATTGGATGTCTAAACAGAAAGATTATCTAGAAAGACTTTATGGAAGGTTAAGAGATGAACGGGGACAAGAACATATTCAAAGAAGGTTAGAGAGTATAGACTTTCTAAATTGGATTCAGAAAAAGAGTATGAACTTAGGAACTAGTTTATCTCCTATAGCTTTAGATGAAAGTTTAAAGGGGTATCAAAGATTAGCTAATATAGTTAAGACAACTATAACAGCTCAAGCAGAACTTTTAGGAATATCTGGAGTTGAAGAACTTATAAATGGATATGACAGAAGTATAATCCATACCTTTAGACAAGAGGAACTTCAAATTAAGCTATTGGAAGCTGATTTAAAAAGAGAACGTAATCAGATTGAAAGAGAAAAATATAATGGTGGTTATGTATCAAAGGTTTCATTAGAGGAAGAAGACCTAATTAAAGAAGTTGGAAAAGGGTATAGGAAATTTATTAAAAGTAAAAAGCTATACAACTATTTAAAAGGTGCAAGAGGAAGTAAGAAATCTAAAACTATAGCTCTTAGATATATTTATAACCTATTGAATAATCCAACAGCTAACCTATTAGTAGTAAGACAAGTAGATAGAACTAATAGAACATCAACATTCACAGATTTAAAATGGGCAGCTAGAAAATTGGGTGTATACGAACAATTTAAATTCAATGTATCACCATTAGAAATAACAGTAGTAGGAACTGGCCAGAAAATATATTTTAGAGGTATGAATGACCCACTATCAATAACATCAATATCAGTTGAACATGGTGTTTTATCATGGGTATGGATGGAAGAAGCATATCAAATTAGAAGTGAAGATGATTGGAATAAAGTTGAGATGTCTATAAGAGGACAACTAGAAGAAGGAATGTGGAAAGAGTTTATATTCTCATTTAACCCTTGGAGTTCAAGACATTGGCTTAATGCTAAAGGATTTAGAGGTATTGCAGATAATGATGAAGTTCTGGAAGAAGAAGGAGAGTTCATAAATTATGAAGATGATTTAACTCTAGCTATGACTACATCCTATAAGATAAATGAGTTCTTAGATAATACGGATAAAATTCGTTATGAAAAAATGAAAGAGGATAATCCTGAAAGATACAAAGTTGAAGGACTTGGATTATGGGGAATTATAGAAGGACTAATATTCCATGAAGGTAGACATTGGACCGTTGAGAAATTCGACTATAACAATTTTGAAGCTAATAATGGAAAGTACCAAAGAGCAGGTGGCGATTTTGGATTTAATGATCCAACAGCATTCTATAAAGTTCATGTAGATGACTTTAATAAAAAGATATACATATGGAATGAATATTATGAGAGATATAAAACAACTGATGATTTAAAGATAGAACTGGAAAGTTTTAAAGGTTGCTCAATAGTTGGGGATAGTAGTGCAAAGCCAACAATTAGAAGTTTATACAATGCAGGATACAATATCCAATCATCTATAAAGGGTAAAGAATCAGTTGTAGATGGAATTAGATTTTTACAAAGTTATAAAGTGGTAATACATCCAGAGTGTCCAAACTTAATAGATGAAGCAACTTTATATTGTTGGGAAATTAAGGATGATTCAAGCATAGATAAACCTAAAGATATGAATAACCATGGTTGGGATGCTGTTAGATATGCTATTGAAGATTTATACCTTGATGTTAAGAATGTCGGAGTTAGTAAAAGGAGGTGAGATAGATAGCAACAAATGTAAAAGGG from Cetobacterium somerae carries:
- a CDS encoding LuxR C-terminal-related transcriptional regulator, which translates into the protein MKNLVNEEVKSEIEERELVLELMHDMVEKILSPREFEVYVLSKRMKPRHIAEKLGLKSQTVRNQINNIKNKIKNHEEWLKEKMDIRGLSI
- a CDS encoding PBSX family phage terminase large subunit, which codes for MARSREPTKENAKKLYEEGFGSLSQIAKELNLSLNTLKSWRTRDKKEGKEWVQKGAPNSAPDTEVQPPRKAKLKEAKSIVVNGGTLKEASEKTGIKESTLMNHSVRENWMSKQKDYLERLYGRLRDERGQEHIQRRLESIDFLNWIQKKSMNLGTSLSPIALDESLKGYQRLANIVKTTITAQAELLGISGVEELINGYDRSIIHTFRQEELQIKLLEADLKRERNQIEREKYNGGYVSKVSLEEEDLIKEVGKGYRKFIKSKKLYNYLKGARGSKKSKTIALRYIYNLLNNPTANLLVVRQVDRTNRTSTFTDLKWAARKLGVYEQFKFNVSPLEITVVGTGQKIYFRGMNDPLSITSISVEHGVLSWVWMEEAYQIRSEDDWNKVEMSIRGQLEEGMWKEFIFSFNPWSSRHWLNAKGFRGIADNDEVLEEEGEFINYEDDLTLAMTTSYKINEFLDNTDKIRYEKMKEDNPERYKVEGLGLWGIIEGLIFHEGRHWTVEKFDYNNFEANNGKYQRAGGDFGFNDPTAFYKVHVDDFNKKIYIWNEYYERYKTTDDLKIELESFKGCSIVGDSSAKPTIRSLYNAGYNIQSSIKGKESVVDGIRFLQSYKVVIHPECPNLIDEATLYCWEIKDDSSIDKPKDMNNHGWDAVRYAIEDLYLDVKNVGVSKRR